CGATCCCACCTGCAACCCGTACCTGTCCTTCGCGGCCTGCGTCATGGCCGGACTCGACGGGGTGGCCAACAAGATCGATCCGGGCAAGCCGATCGACAAGGATCTCTACGAGCTGCCGCCCGCCGAGCAGAAGAAGATCAAGCAGCTGCCGGGCGCGCTCGACATCGTCCTCGACAACCTGGAGAAGAACCACGACTTCCTGCTGAAGGGCGACGTGTTCACGCCCGATCTGATCGAGACCTGGATCGAGTACAAGCGGAAGAACGAGGTGGATCCGGTCCGGCTGCGGCCGCACCCCTACGAGTTTGCCCTGTACTACGACATCTAGGCCTTCGCGGGGAAGTCCTCTCCGACTCCCGGCTCGGCGCTCCGGCGCCGGGTCGGGGGTGCCGCGCTTCCGCCGATGTTGCTCAGGCGTTAGGCGCCTGAGTGCCGCCTGAGCAACCCACGTCCCTTCGCCTTGGCTCAACCTCCCGATTTTCATCGGTCGCCACGGTGGCACCCCGCTTGCTCCTCCGTCACGGCATGAAGCCACACTGGCGAGTGCTCATCGTCGACGATCACGCGGCGTCGCGAGCCGCGGTGGCCGAGGCCGTCACCGCCCAGGGCGGGCAGGTGGTAGGCAACGGCAGCCGGGCGGAGGATGTCCTGCGGCTGGTGGACAAGCATCGACCCGACGTCGTGGTGCTCGCCGTCGGCCTGCCCGACGGCGACGGCGTCCAGGCCGCCCGTGAGGTCATGACGGTGGCCGCCTGCCCGGTTGTGCTCGTCATCGGTCAGACCGACGCGCCGGTGGTCGCGCGGGCGGTGGACGCCGGCGTGCTGGGCTTC
The sequence above is a segment of the Candidatus Methylomirabilota bacterium genome. Coding sequences within it:
- a CDS encoding ANTAR domain-containing protein; amino-acid sequence: MKPHWRVLIVDDHAASRAAVAEAVTAQGGQVVGNGSRAEDVLRLVDKHRPDVVVLAVGLPDGDGVQAAREVMTVAACPVVLVIGQTDAPVVARAVDAGVLGFLAKPVRAEELGPALDVAIHRFRDIETMRRENETLRRKLESRKLVERAKGILMRRLGLSEPEAFRRIQKTSMDTRRPMADVAQALLLTEEVGHSRPAKP